A genomic window from Corvus moneduloides isolate bCorMon1 chromosome 11, bCorMon1.pri, whole genome shotgun sequence includes:
- the LOC116449614 gene encoding protein BTG1-like gives MRTEISTAAAFVTRLLRAAGGVGEEQLRCFCECLQEAMREHYKHHWFPLVPSKGSGYRCIRINHKMDPLIGKAAGMIGLSHERLFQLLPSELTLWVDPFEVSYRIGEDGSICVLYESPQPGGKAAKQLESRTSCKEEWRIGRSSPSKSYNMMTVSS, from the exons ATGAGGACCGAGATCTCCACGGCGGCCGCGTTCGTGACCCGCCTCCTGCGGGCCGCCGGTGGGGTCGGCGAGGAGCAGCTGCGGTGCTTCTGCGAGTGCCTGCAGGAGGCGATGCGCG AGCACTACAAGCACCACTGGTTCCCCCTGGTGCCCTCCAAGGGCTCCGGCTACCGCTGCATCAGGATCAACCATAAGATGGACCCCTTGATAGGAAAGGCGGCGGGGATGATCGGACTGAGCCACGAGAGACTCTTCCAGCTCTTACCCAGCGAATTAACGCTGTGGGTCGACCCTTTCGAAGTGTCCTATCGCATAGGTGAGGATGGGTCTATCTGTGTGCTGTACGAAAGCCCCCAGCCCGGGGGGAAGGCGGCCAaacagctggagagcaggacCAGCTGCAAGGAGGAGTGGAGGATTGGGAGATCCAGCCCTTCCAAGAGTTACAACATGATGACGGTTTCTAGTTAA